CATCCGAATGGCATGGCACAGCGCCGGCACATATCGCAAAGGCGACGGACGCGGAGGCGTAGCCGGAGGAGCACAACGATTCCCACCCCTTAACAGTTGGCCAGACAACGTTAACCTCGACAAAGCACGCCGTCTACTTTGGCCGATCAAACAGAAGTATGGCAAAAAAATCTCCTGGGCTGACCTGATGATTCTTGCTGGAAACGTTGCGCTTGAGTCGATGGGTTTTAAGACCTTTGGTTTCGCCGGTGGACGAGAGGACGTCTGGGAACCACAGGAAGACGTTTACTGGGGTTCAGAAACCACTTGGCTAGGCGGAGACAAACGCTACTCAGGGGAAAGAGACCTTGAAAATCCGCTTGCCGCTGTGCAGATGGGACTAATCTACGTTAACCCAGAAGGCCCTAACGGTAATCCAGACCCTGTTGCTGCCGCCAAAGACATCCGCGAGGTCTTCGCCCGCATGTCAATGAACGACGAGGAAACAGTTGCCCTAATCGCGGGCGGACACGCCTTTGGCAAAACCCACGGTGCGGGTCCCGCATCAATGGTTGGTCCCGAGCCTGAAGCCGCCCCCATCGAGGAACAGGGACTGGGCTGGAAGAGCAAATTTGGCACAGGCAAAGGTGACGACACAATAACTAGCGGCATAGAAGTCATCTGGACCCAAACGCCAACTAAGTGGAGCAACAACTTCTTCCGAAACCTATTCAACTTCGAATGGGAACTAACTAAAAGCCCCGCAGGCGCATACCAATGGAAACCAAAAGGCGATGCAGGCGCAGGCACCGTACCCGACGCGCACGACCCCTCAAAGCGTCACGCGCCATCTATGCTCACCACTGACCTCGCCCTACGATTTGACCCCGTCTACGAAAAGATTTCCAGACGCTTCTATGAGCATCCAGAGCAGTTAGCGGACGCGTTTGCCAGAGCATGGTTCAAGCTCACCCACCGCGACATGGGTCCGCGTTCACGCTATCTCGGCCCCGAAGTCCCCGCCGAAGAGCTGATTTGGCAAGACCCCATACCCGCAGTCGATTATGAACTGATTGATGAGCAAGACATAGCAGACCTCAAGGACAAAATCCATGCCTCAGGATTGTCAATCTTGGAGCTGATTTCAACTGCTTGGGCATCTGCGTCCACCTTCCGTGGCTCCGACAAGCGTGGCGGCGCAAATGGGGCGCGTATCCGTCTTGCCCCGCAAAAGGATTGGGAAGTCAACCAGCCCCCTCAACTAAAGCATGTGTTAGAGGTTCTGGGTGGAATTCAAAAGGGATTCAACAGCGCTCAGTCAGGCGGTAAGAGGGTTTCGCTTGCTGACTTGATTGTTTTGGGGGGATGTGTCGGTGTGGAGCAGGCTGCAAAGAAAGCAGGTCACGAGGTAGCAGTGCCGTTTGCGCCTGGACGCAACGATGCCTTGGCGGAGCAAACCGATGTGGAAGCATTTGCTGTTCTTGAACCATTTGCGGATGGTTTTCGTAACTATCAAAAAGCCAAATACGCCGTATCAGCAGAAGAACTCTTAGTTGACCGCGCACAACTGCTAACGTTAACCGCCCCCGAGATGACCGCTCTGATTGGTGGCATGCGCGCCCTAAACGCCAACTTCCAGCGGTCCCAGCACGGAGTCTTCACCAAGCGACCAGAAACGCTCACCAACGACTTCTTCGTAAACCTCCTTGACATGGACACAACTTGGAAGGAAACCTCCCAAGATTCGGATGTGTTTGAGGGACGTGACCGCACAACAGGCGAACTCAAATGGACGGGCACCCGCGTGGACCTCATCTTTGGTTCGAACGCTCAGCTTCGAGCCTTAGCCGAAGTATACGCAAGCAACGACGCGGAGGAGAAGTTTGTGGAGGATTTCGTGGCGGCTTGGAACAAGGTGATGAACCTTGACCGCTTCAACCTCGCCTCAAAAAGCTAAATCTGGACGGGGCAGGAGAAACCAAGCCCACCCTCTTTTTATTAAAAACCAAAACAGGATTTGTTAATCAGAGACAATCTTAAAAGCGCAACCCACAAATAAGCAAATAGGTGGTTGCATGCTTGTTGAGATAAAAGTTGATGGTCAAGTCTGGATAGAATTAACCGTTAAAGACCAAATAAGCCCCGCAGTGTTAAAGGAGCTGGAATTAGCATATCAAAGAATCGTGAATCAAAACAAAACCTCGGCGGTAATGAGGGTTCATCAGCTTAGGAAAAAATACGGCTAAACACCAAACCAAACTCACCATGCGGCCAGCGTCGATTTTTTTGCATGCCTGTTTTTAGGTTTCAGGTTGTGTTTTTGCTGGGAACCTTCGAGCAATCAGGATGTTGGCAAGGGGGAATAGAATGCCCCAGGCGAAACTAACCAGTATATTGACTATGAAAATGCCCAAGGCGTTTCCAACAAGAAAGATTAATCCAAGTATGCCGTTTGCGATAAGTAACCATTTTATTTTTCTGTCAGGCTTCTCCAAAAAAAGCGGCACTACACATAACAAAGATATGCCCATAAAAGCGTACCCTAAAGCCGCCAGAGTCCAGAATAACGAATGCGGATTTG
This genomic stretch from Candidatus Bathyarchaeota archaeon harbors:
- the katG gene encoding catalase/peroxidase HPI — translated: MNDKKGNTSPKGASNIDWWPNQLNLHILHQNSKLSNPMDKEFNYTKEFKKLDYNALKADLKALMTDSKDWWPADFGHYGGLIIRMAWHSAGTYRKGDGRGGVAGGAQRFPPLNSWPDNVNLDKARRLLWPIKQKYGKKISWADLMILAGNVALESMGFKTFGFAGGREDVWEPQEDVYWGSETTWLGGDKRYSGERDLENPLAAVQMGLIYVNPEGPNGNPDPVAAAKDIREVFARMSMNDEETVALIAGGHAFGKTHGAGPASMVGPEPEAAPIEEQGLGWKSKFGTGKGDDTITSGIEVIWTQTPTKWSNNFFRNLFNFEWELTKSPAGAYQWKPKGDAGAGTVPDAHDPSKRHAPSMLTTDLALRFDPVYEKISRRFYEHPEQLADAFARAWFKLTHRDMGPRSRYLGPEVPAEELIWQDPIPAVDYELIDEQDIADLKDKIHASGLSILELISTAWASASTFRGSDKRGGANGARIRLAPQKDWEVNQPPQLKHVLEVLGGIQKGFNSAQSGGKRVSLADLIVLGGCVGVEQAAKKAGHEVAVPFAPGRNDALAEQTDVEAFAVLEPFADGFRNYQKAKYAVSAEELLVDRAQLLTLTAPEMTALIGGMRALNANFQRSQHGVFTKRPETLTNDFFVNLLDMDTTWKETSQDSDVFEGRDRTTGELKWTGTRVDLIFGSNAQLRALAEVYASNDAEEKFVEDFVAAWNKVMNLDRFNLASKS